One Gloeobacter morelensis MG652769 DNA window includes the following coding sequences:
- a CDS encoding DUF427 domain-containing protein, whose amino-acid sequence MPKATWNGTVLAQSDQCEVVEGNYYFPPDAIQKEYFQPSNTHTTCPWKGVASYYDVVVDGKVNKDAAWYYPTPKDAAKNITGHIAFWKGTRVEA is encoded by the coding sequence ATGCCCAAAGCGACCTGGAATGGGACCGTACTCGCCCAGAGCGACCAGTGCGAAGTGGTGGAAGGAAATTACTACTTTCCGCCCGATGCGATCCAAAAAGAGTACTTCCAGCCTTCCAACACCCACACCACCTGCCCCTGGAAAGGGGTAGCCAGTTACTACGACGTCGTCGTGGACGGCAAAGTGAACAAAGACGCCGCCTGGTACTACCCGACCCCCAAGGACGCCGCCAAGAATATCACCGGCCACATCGCCTTCTGGAAGGGCACCCGGGTCGAGGCTTAG
- a CDS encoding purple acid phosphatase family protein, whose translation MRRRNVLGLSLLLLVGGAGKLAAVGATKIAYKPYIQPGDASNFGTADQMVIAWQTEANGLDLYTVDFGKTPRYGRRAIARGRMVNHYLSSDPNLPQPSTASGARMNYHALLGGLEYETRYFYCVRGPGLPLEGFCASFYTRRRSGAFSFLVVGDQGFFHPSETQKPYLHKYQARIAYAMSRLEELKFPGTPALPRPDFILNTGDNVYIRGSEGNYRDYWMPVWNSDVAACDQGAPLARSLPIYVAIGNHDIGGAGDIVNLLADDAPVSPALPAVGERFSGALEGGDALAYFNNYYLPLNGPQGVDPQYIFDGDACRAEGFTFAYQGKTYRSPAAIEAYRASTTVPTLSGPRRQIDHMSNFSFDYANAHFVFLDANPHLFNARVGARGGSADKAPPFGYSPYPSVLLDWLIADLDRSEQLWKFVVYHQPAFSATATRDYQMRAIARVLEDHGANLVFNGHVHNYQRTHPLRAGRRVAEAPDTRGEPAVEVDTAFDGLGRTVPDGLIHIIEGSGGFTNSGKELEDSAVGRRTAEAGALPGGPAGWVDTHLTCAKMAPFVANAGRGPKITARFKARVFSFGNVVVDGDHLTLYQISEPLSATCSATAADPFPYGSDADGKALADPLADPLLDPATGELVTPATLGTPALLDKFTVTRPDLTDRLSVELHVPTGTTRSQTLPCRVRLVNRSPYALNGTQVVLGLPTGVTFAAYRGRERCTQHERSVVVTVGRLEKGAKKTVTIECFVAREAPPDVSQAITASVRSSTALPVVAKPVTLQGQSARRTAVR comes from the coding sequence GTGAGAAGGCGCAACGTCCTGGGGTTGTCGCTGCTGCTGCTGGTGGGAGGAGCCGGCAAACTCGCCGCCGTCGGGGCGACCAAAATCGCGTACAAGCCCTACATTCAGCCGGGGGATGCCAGCAATTTTGGGACTGCGGACCAGATGGTGATCGCCTGGCAAACCGAGGCGAACGGACTGGATCTCTACACCGTGGATTTCGGTAAAACGCCGCGCTACGGCCGCCGCGCCATCGCCCGCGGCCGGATGGTCAACCACTATCTGTCGAGCGATCCGAATCTGCCGCAGCCGTCGACCGCTTCTGGAGCCAGGATGAACTACCACGCTCTGCTGGGCGGTCTGGAATACGAAACCCGCTACTTTTATTGTGTTCGAGGACCGGGGTTGCCGCTGGAAGGCTTTTGCGCCTCCTTTTACACGCGCAGGCGCTCCGGTGCGTTCTCGTTTCTGGTCGTCGGGGATCAAGGATTCTTCCACCCCAGCGAGACGCAAAAACCGTACTTGCACAAATATCAGGCCCGCATCGCCTACGCCATGTCCCGCCTGGAGGAGCTGAAGTTCCCGGGCACGCCGGCACTGCCCCGCCCGGATTTTATCCTCAACACCGGCGACAACGTCTATATTCGCGGCTCCGAGGGCAACTACCGCGATTACTGGATGCCCGTTTGGAATAGCGACGTGGCCGCCTGCGATCAAGGGGCGCCGCTGGCGCGCAGCCTCCCCATCTACGTCGCAATCGGCAACCACGACATCGGCGGTGCCGGCGATATCGTCAACTTGCTGGCCGACGACGCACCTGTGAGCCCTGCCCTGCCGGCCGTGGGCGAGCGCTTCAGCGGCGCCCTCGAAGGCGGCGACGCCCTGGCTTACTTCAACAACTACTATCTGCCGCTCAACGGTCCGCAGGGAGTTGACCCGCAGTATATCTTCGACGGCGATGCCTGTCGGGCGGAAGGGTTTACCTTTGCTTACCAGGGCAAAACCTATCGCTCGCCTGCTGCTATCGAGGCTTATCGCGCCAGCACCACGGTGCCTACCCTGAGCGGTCCCCGGCGCCAAATCGACCACATGAGCAACTTTTCGTTCGATTACGCGAACGCCCACTTCGTCTTTCTCGATGCCAATCCCCATCTGTTCAATGCCCGGGTCGGAGCGCGCGGCGGCTCGGCCGACAAGGCCCCACCCTTTGGCTACTCCCCGTACCCATCGGTCTTGCTCGACTGGCTCATCGCCGATCTCGACCGCAGCGAGCAGTTGTGGAAGTTTGTGGTTTACCACCAGCCGGCCTTCTCAGCCACCGCCACCCGCGACTACCAGATGCGCGCCATCGCCAGGGTGCTCGAAGACCACGGCGCCAACCTGGTCTTCAACGGCCATGTGCACAACTACCAGCGCACCCATCCTCTGCGGGCGGGCCGACGGGTAGCGGAGGCACCCGACACCCGCGGCGAACCTGCCGTGGAGGTCGACACCGCCTTCGACGGCCTCGGGCGGACTGTGCCGGACGGGCTCATCCACATCATCGAAGGCTCCGGAGGTTTCACCAATTCCGGCAAAGAGCTCGAAGATTCGGCCGTCGGCCGCCGGACTGCCGAAGCGGGGGCGCTGCCCGGTGGTCCCGCCGGCTGGGTGGACACCCACCTCACCTGCGCCAAGATGGCGCCCTTCGTCGCCAACGCGGGCCGGGGTCCGAAGATCACGGCGCGCTTCAAAGCGCGGGTCTTTTCCTTCGGCAATGTGGTGGTCGATGGCGACCATCTGACGCTCTACCAGATTTCGGAGCCCCTTTCGGCCACCTGCTCGGCCACCGCAGCGGACCCATTTCCCTACGGCAGCGATGCCGACGGCAAGGCGCTCGCCGATCCGCTCGCCGATCCGCTCCTCGACCCGGCTACCGGGGAACTGGTCACACCGGCCACCCTGGGCACCCCGGCGCTGCTCGACAAATTCACCGTCACCCGCCCGGATCTGACAGACCGGCTGAGCGTGGAACTGCACGTCCCGACGGGGACGACCCGCTCCCAAACCTTGCCCTGCCGGGTGCGCCTCGTCAATCGCTCGCCCTACGCCCTCAACGGCACCCAGGTGGTCCTCGGGTTGCCCACCGGCGTCACCTTCGCGGCCTACCGCGGCAGGGAGCGATGCACCCAGCACGAGCGCAGCGTCGTGGTCACCGTCGGGCGCCTGGAGAAAGGGGCCAAAAAGACCGTGACCATCGAATGCTTTGTCGCCCGGGAGGCTCCCCCGGACGTCTCTCAGGCGATCACCGCATCTGTTCGCTCTTCGACCGCCTTGCCGGTGGTCGCCAAGCCGGTCACCCTCCAGGGGCAATCCGCCCGCAGAACGGCCGTGCGCTGA
- a CDS encoding NAD(P)-binding domain-containing protein — translation MAIDTGSMLMSSTPKVAVKRCKVAVIGGGISGIVTAKCLRDDGHQVTLYESTDQVGGIWVYRKTSGGTFESVRFQNSKYLSAFSDYPMPEQMSDFPHHTEILAYLNSYVDHFRLRECIRLNCQVEKVSRSRDHWKVTVSTPEGAASESFDALAICSGVFREPRWPNIPGEADFKGTLLHAKDYKEPSMFANKRVVVMGNGASGVDIAVRATDFAQKVIWSFRRNSWLVPRYFAGRPLDCNLSRLYALIPAGVRKSLYSRKFAPIWEAHRQCNLEPAFGLFASIPSANEFVIDLVAKGAIETRPTIAGFSGQRVLFTDGSSTEADIVIYATGYGVSFPFFDASVVPVHNEGTDLYKHVFHPDLPNCGFIGIIRVIGALLPCAEMQARWFSKVLSEQVHLPDTESMRAEIQRMRAQQQKDWVASGYRSFQVRQVEYTEEIARLIDAVPKVWRHWQIAWQLLTGPMLPTHYRLDGPNPWKGAEEWIRQVPGLIKIPRNASGVGVGR, via the coding sequence ATGGCGATTGATACAGGTTCGATGTTGATGTCTTCGACTCCCAAAGTCGCGGTGAAGCGCTGCAAGGTCGCTGTCATCGGTGGTGGAATCAGTGGGATCGTGACGGCTAAGTGTCTGCGGGATGACGGCCATCAAGTGACGCTGTACGAGAGCACCGATCAAGTCGGCGGTATTTGGGTGTATCGCAAAACCAGCGGCGGCACCTTCGAATCGGTTCGCTTTCAAAATTCTAAATATCTCTCGGCTTTCTCGGATTATCCGATGCCTGAGCAGATGTCCGATTTCCCCCACCACACCGAGATTCTCGCGTACTTGAACAGCTATGTAGACCATTTTCGACTGCGCGAGTGTATACGCCTAAATTGCCAAGTCGAGAAGGTTTCGCGAAGCCGCGATCACTGGAAGGTGACGGTGAGTACGCCCGAGGGTGCGGCGAGCGAATCGTTCGACGCCCTCGCCATTTGCAGCGGTGTATTTCGGGAGCCGCGTTGGCCAAATATACCGGGTGAGGCAGATTTCAAAGGCACCCTTCTGCACGCCAAAGATTACAAAGAGCCGTCCATGTTCGCCAACAAGCGCGTCGTGGTGATGGGCAACGGTGCGAGCGGCGTCGACATTGCCGTGCGGGCCACGGACTTTGCCCAGAAGGTGATCTGGAGCTTTCGGCGCAACAGCTGGTTGGTCCCGCGCTATTTTGCCGGCCGACCCCTCGACTGCAATCTCAGCCGTCTCTATGCGCTCATTCCGGCCGGTGTGCGCAAATCGTTGTACAGCCGCAAGTTCGCCCCGATTTGGGAGGCGCATCGGCAGTGCAACCTGGAGCCTGCGTTTGGCCTGTTTGCTTCGATTCCGAGTGCCAACGAGTTCGTCATCGACCTGGTCGCCAAAGGGGCGATCGAGACCAGGCCCACCATTGCCGGATTTAGCGGGCAGCGGGTGCTCTTTACCGACGGCAGCAGCACCGAGGCGGACATTGTGATCTATGCCACCGGCTACGGGGTCAGCTTCCCGTTTTTCGATGCGTCGGTGGTGCCGGTGCACAACGAAGGCACCGACCTCTACAAGCATGTCTTTCATCCGGATCTGCCCAATTGCGGTTTTATCGGGATCATCCGGGTGATCGGCGCTCTTTTGCCCTGCGCCGAGATGCAGGCGCGCTGGTTTTCGAAGGTGCTGAGCGAACAGGTGCACCTGCCCGACACCGAGTCGATGCGCGCTGAAATCCAGCGGATGCGCGCCCAACAACAAAAAGATTGGGTCGCAAGCGGTTATCGGTCCTTCCAGGTGCGGCAGGTGGAGTACACCGAGGAGATCGCCCGGCTCATCGACGCTGTCCCCAAAGTCTGGAGGCACTGGCAGATCGCCTGGCAGTTGCTGACCGGGCCGATGCTGCCCACGCACTACCGGTTGGATGGCCCCAATCCCTGGAAGGGGGCCGAGGAATGGATCCGGCAGGTGCCGGGTCTAATCAAAATTCCCCGCAACGCTTCCGGGGTGGGAGTCGGGCGGTGA
- a CDS encoding NB-ARC domain-containing protein encodes MKTPKRKRQRGVLLTPQGYSRLQEARRRLEFRGNFGNRYTLDAMSERTGLAPRTLSKVMSRKEGVDRQTLEQCFHTFGLQLNEEDYLSLQIGRGRRRQPHAKPHMELEGAPNFAQFYGREQELTTLKQWIVQERSRLVAVLGMGGIGKTCLCAELLQQIHLEFEYVLWRSVRNGPLPKEVLADLLRFFSHPQEVELPASFEGQVYSLLAHLRTHRCLVVLDNIETLMSSGSLAGRYRPGFEEYGFLFGAVGSTAHNSCLVLTSREQPQGVNFVEGKRLPVRLYRLGGLGYHEGRQILLEKGLAAPEGDLHWKELIRCYAGNPLALKIVASTIRELFDGQAANFLQQGSVAFGGIYDLLEQHYQRLSDIETECLYWLAVNREPVLLSQLQEDVLLPVSRSRLLEAMESLRARSLIECGGTRFTLLPVVLEYTTDKLLEAIYRELVDGKSVLFKRFAILKAQSPEHVKDAQIRFLLKPLVDQLLAVFGSRLALEHYTHRLLGELRRSDPQQLGYAVGNLLNLLCHCGIELGGYDFSTLTVRQADLRGARLCNANFQQTNFSQSIFTEALSTVSSVAFSPDGQLLATSEINGTIRLWQAADAQQLAYCRGHTSWVWSIAFSPDGRVLASGSADRTVRLWDYRTGQCLKVFQGHEGWVRSVAFHPGGGILASGSEDAAVRLWDVDSGRCLLTLRGHSGWIHAVRFSPNGQWLASSSQDGKIQLWHPESGEPLQAMQGHTGWVRSIAFAPDGQTLISGSDDQTLRLWDVQRGLLLKCLQGHTGWVRSVDFSADGRTLASGSDDQTVRLWDADAGLCFRVMHGHSNWISSVVFSPDGRLLTSGSVDHSVRIWETGSGHCLRVLQGHGSGIWSVAFRGDGKTLASGSIDHSVRLWDFSARQPMRSLQAHTSWVRTVAFSPDGTLLASGGQDRTIKLWDPDSGRCLKTLRGHTGWVNSLAFSPNGALLASSSVDHSLRIWNVETGQCLGMLQGHTSWVRSVAFHPDGRVLASASQDKTARLWDIETGRCLWTLQGHTSWVRSVAFHPDGHTLASGSDDGTVKLWDVHTGRLAGSLSGHGSGVWSVVFAADGRRLASGGDDKTVRLWDTTSMQCTHVLNRHASGVLCVAIEADSRILASSSADETITLWDLQGGNYLGTLRIEGPYTGMNITGATGLSEAQLATLKALGAVEGDAAAPATPSSLDR; translated from the coding sequence ATGAAAACCCCTAAACGCAAACGGCAAAGGGGTGTGCTCCTCACGCCTCAGGGATACAGCCGGCTGCAGGAAGCGCGGCGGCGGCTGGAATTTCGCGGCAATTTCGGCAACCGCTACACGCTCGATGCGATGAGCGAGCGCACCGGGCTCGCGCCGCGCACCCTCTCCAAGGTGATGAGCCGCAAGGAGGGCGTCGATCGGCAGACGCTCGAGCAATGTTTTCATACCTTTGGTCTGCAGCTGAACGAGGAGGACTATCTCAGCCTGCAGATCGGTCGCGGCCGGCGGCGCCAACCGCACGCAAAGCCGCACATGGAATTGGAAGGGGCTCCCAATTTTGCGCAGTTCTATGGGCGCGAGCAGGAACTAACCACGCTGAAGCAGTGGATCGTACAGGAGCGCAGCCGGTTGGTGGCGGTCCTGGGGATGGGGGGCATCGGCAAAACCTGTCTGTGCGCCGAATTGCTCCAGCAGATCCATTTGGAATTTGAATATGTGCTCTGGCGCTCTGTGCGCAATGGTCCCCTTCCGAAGGAAGTGCTGGCGGATCTGCTCCGTTTTTTCTCCCATCCGCAGGAGGTGGAGTTACCGGCTTCCTTCGAAGGTCAGGTGTACAGCCTGCTGGCGCATCTGCGTACACATCGCTGTCTGGTTGTTCTTGACAATATCGAGACGCTCATGAGCAGCGGCAGTCTCGCCGGTCGTTACCGCCCGGGTTTTGAGGAGTACGGATTTCTCTTTGGAGCGGTCGGAAGCACGGCCCACAACAGCTGCCTGGTACTCACCAGCCGCGAGCAACCCCAGGGGGTGAATTTTGTCGAAGGCAAGCGACTGCCGGTGCGGCTGTATCGGCTCGGCGGGTTGGGATATCACGAGGGCAGACAAATCTTGTTGGAAAAGGGGCTAGCTGCACCGGAAGGCGATCTGCACTGGAAGGAATTGATTCGCTGCTACGCGGGCAATCCGCTCGCCCTCAAGATCGTCGCCTCCACCATTCGGGAGTTGTTCGACGGTCAGGCGGCAAATTTTTTACAGCAAGGCTCCGTGGCGTTCGGCGGTATCTACGATCTGCTTGAGCAGCATTACCAACGATTATCGGATATCGAAACCGAGTGTCTTTATTGGCTTGCCGTCAATCGCGAACCGGTCCTGCTGTCGCAGCTGCAGGAGGATGTTCTCCTGCCTGTGTCGCGCTCTAGATTGCTGGAGGCTATGGAATCTTTGCGGGCCCGCTCTTTGATCGAATGCGGCGGGACACGCTTCACTTTGTTGCCGGTGGTTCTGGAATATACAACCGACAAACTCCTCGAAGCGATCTATCGAGAACTGGTAGATGGCAAGAGCGTACTGTTTAAAAGATTCGCCATCTTGAAGGCGCAAAGCCCGGAACATGTCAAAGACGCCCAAATTCGCTTTCTGCTCAAGCCCCTGGTCGATCAGTTGCTTGCGGTCTTCGGAAGCCGGCTGGCTTTAGAACATTATACGCATCGGCTGCTGGGGGAGTTGCGCCGCTCGGATCCGCAACAGTTGGGGTATGCCGTCGGCAATCTGCTCAACCTCCTCTGCCACTGCGGGATCGAGTTGGGCGGGTACGATTTTTCGACGCTGACGGTCAGGCAGGCCGACCTGCGCGGGGCCCGCCTGTGCAATGCCAACTTTCAACAGACGAATTTCAGTCAATCTATCTTCACCGAAGCCTTGAGCACCGTTTCGTCGGTCGCCTTCAGTCCGGACGGCCAACTGCTGGCCACCAGCGAGATCAACGGTACGATCAGGTTGTGGCAGGCTGCCGACGCTCAGCAACTGGCCTACTGCCGGGGGCATACCAGTTGGGTGTGGTCGATCGCCTTCAGCCCGGACGGGCGCGTCCTGGCCAGCGGCAGCGCCGACCGGACCGTGCGGCTGTGGGATTATCGCACCGGACAGTGTCTCAAAGTGTTCCAGGGGCACGAGGGATGGGTGCGCTCGGTCGCCTTCCATCCGGGAGGCGGCATCCTGGCCAGCGGCAGCGAGGATGCCGCCGTCAGGTTGTGGGATGTCGATTCGGGGCGGTGTCTGCTGACGTTGCGGGGGCACTCCGGCTGGATCCACGCGGTGCGGTTCAGCCCCAACGGCCAGTGGCTGGCAAGCAGCAGCCAGGACGGCAAAATTCAGTTGTGGCATCCTGAATCCGGGGAGCCGCTGCAGGCGATGCAGGGACACACCGGCTGGGTGCGCTCCATTGCCTTTGCCCCGGATGGACAGACCCTCATCAGCGGCAGCGACGATCAGACCTTGCGGCTATGGGATGTCCAAAGGGGCCTCCTGCTCAAGTGTTTGCAGGGGCATACCGGCTGGGTACGCTCGGTCGATTTCAGCGCGGACGGCCGCACCCTCGCCAGCGGCAGCGACGATCAAACCGTCCGGCTGTGGGATGCGGATGCAGGCCTGTGTTTTCGGGTCATGCACGGGCACAGCAACTGGATCTCGTCGGTCGTGTTCAGTCCGGATGGGCGGTTGCTCACCAGCGGCAGTGTGGATCACTCGGTCAGGATTTGGGAGACCGGTTCGGGCCATTGTTTGCGGGTTCTCCAGGGACACGGCAGCGGTATTTGGTCGGTCGCCTTCCGGGGCGACGGCAAGACCCTGGCAAGCGGCAGCATCGATCATTCGGTCAGGCTCTGGGACTTCAGCGCCAGGCAGCCGATGCGCTCACTGCAGGCCCATACCAGTTGGGTGAGGACGGTGGCCTTCAGCCCGGACGGCACGCTACTGGCCAGCGGCGGGCAGGATCGCACCATCAAGCTCTGGGATCCGGATTCTGGCCGCTGTTTGAAGACTCTGCGCGGGCACACCGGTTGGGTCAATTCCCTGGCCTTCAGCCCAAACGGCGCTCTGCTCGCCAGCAGCAGCGTCGATCACTCGCTGAGGATCTGGAATGTCGAGACCGGCCAGTGCCTGGGGATGCTGCAGGGACACACCAGCTGGGTGCGCTCGGTCGCCTTCCACCCGGATGGCCGCGTGCTCGCCAGTGCCAGCCAGGACAAAACGGCCCGACTGTGGGATATCGAAACTGGCCGGTGTCTCTGGACATTGCAAGGGCACACCAGCTGGGTGCGCTCGGTCGCCTTTCACCCGGACGGCCACACCCTCGCCAGCGGCAGTGACGACGGTACCGTCAAGCTCTGGGACGTGCATACCGGCCGGTTGGCGGGCAGCCTGTCGGGGCACGGCAGTGGCGTCTGGTCGGTAGTCTTTGCCGCGGACGGCAGGCGGCTCGCCAGCGGCGGGGACGATAAGACGGTGCGGTTGTGGGACACCACCTCGATGCAGTGCACCCACGTGCTGAACCGCCACGCCAGCGGTGTGCTGTGCGTCGCCATCGAAGCGGACAGCCGCATCCTCGCAAGCTCCAGTGCCGACGAAACGATCACCCTGTGGGATTTACAAGGGGGCAACTATCTAGGAACGTTGCGCATCGAAGGACCGTATACGGGGATGAACATCACCGGCGCCACGGGGTTAAGCGAAGCACAACTGGCGACATTGAAAGCTTTGGGGGCGGTGGAAGGGGACGCTGCCGCTCCGGCGACACCTTCAAGCCTGGATCGCTGA
- a CDS encoding TonB-dependent receptor plug domain-containing protein, with protein MIHFEGQKHRRRPWLFAAASVGPCLWAAQVLAIPVVPTAAGQTVAAPGRVQQLLGLWKGSASDLTGDSPPWAIAPPAPQMHLGQAPPQPSADTQISQAPATEAEDFSGDILDEVSVTATRRPTRERDTTATTYTVTKEDFRRLGALTVTDALVQVPGFQSLPALGGVRNSGNSYLRGFDDQRFQLLRDGISLQRSSNNRVDISRISLEDIERVEVVTGGATLRYGAGAAGGVINLISETPKGPPKLTLKYEAGSYGFSRYVGKYGGGDDTFSYNLVYTGLVAFNNFPYSLTIPNTAQFYDRDAVAPNGQSLFGYLKPELGPAVTLSGINDTGYNASDSYSGKLVFRPDPANRLTLRLNQQNSKNEAFGPGRSAFGLCRGGTSVQPNGTTSGRRFLPLDANGNELPCDTQAFIFNTPTAAFSGRYNFDANAAGTVAIPTGQSYLIEPLTGTTNFFQRFLQAQTEATVFWDYEITPTTSLNSYLSLVRILTITEQPSPFFYDTNARGTGTPGAITVPTPAQPFIDNLRYEAQTALNSQISPGQNLSFGINFLEDRSYQQQQSKGVQTFFDRAIARLSLFLIDDISFSNELKANLGLRLTNSSQFGSVLTPAAGVRYSPNNVLSLRANYSYIFNAPALSNLFASGSNLLSNPGLRPESGVTYDVGFDLTPARNLGLRFTYFNSYLDGAIGGVTLANPNPATAGAIPLVIQAQNLDTRQAAGIEAVADWRPTDQLRLQAIWTNSDVRAAGNIDNPSQSTFPFYYQFQDPGIPFNSVLVSASYLHQGWLVSLVGRYDGGKRRATTASGVASRGSNEYVPAWATLDLNVEIPLAPLFTLTGSVFNLTDTQYESLSGIPAPGTTFRIGGRLELGG; from the coding sequence ATGATCCACTTCGAAGGCCAAAAACACCGCCGGCGCCCCTGGTTGTTCGCTGCCGCCTCCGTCGGTCCTTGCCTGTGGGCGGCGCAAGTGCTCGCGATCCCCGTGGTGCCGACAGCCGCAGGGCAGACGGTCGCCGCTCCCGGCAGGGTCCAGCAGCTGCTTGGGCTCTGGAAAGGCAGCGCGTCGGATCTCACGGGCGACTCCCCGCCGTGGGCTATAGCACCGCCTGCCCCGCAGATGCATCTGGGGCAGGCCCCTCCCCAGCCGTCGGCCGATACCCAGATAAGCCAGGCTCCGGCCACAGAAGCAGAAGATTTCTCCGGCGATATTCTCGATGAAGTCTCGGTGACCGCCACCCGCCGCCCGACCCGCGAGCGCGACACCACCGCCACCACCTACACCGTCACCAAAGAAGATTTTCGCCGTCTGGGGGCGCTCACCGTCACCGACGCGCTGGTGCAGGTGCCGGGTTTCCAGAGCCTCCCTGCCCTAGGCGGCGTGCGCAACTCCGGCAACAGCTACCTGCGCGGCTTCGACGACCAGCGCTTTCAACTGCTGCGCGACGGCATCTCGCTGCAGCGCTCGTCGAATAATCGCGTCGATATCTCGCGCATCAGCCTGGAGGACATCGAGCGCGTCGAGGTGGTCACCGGCGGGGCAACCTTGCGCTACGGCGCCGGTGCGGCGGGCGGCGTCATCAACTTGATCTCCGAGACGCCCAAGGGACCGCCCAAGTTGACGCTCAAGTACGAAGCGGGCTCCTACGGCTTCTCGCGCTACGTCGGCAAGTACGGCGGCGGCGACGACACTTTCTCCTACAACCTCGTCTACACGGGGCTGGTCGCCTTCAACAACTTTCCGTATTCGCTGACGATTCCCAATACGGCGCAGTTCTACGATCGCGATGCGGTAGCCCCCAACGGCCAGAGTCTGTTCGGCTACCTCAAACCCGAACTGGGTCCGGCCGTCACCCTCTCGGGCATCAACGACACCGGCTACAACGCGAGCGATTCCTATTCGGGCAAACTGGTCTTTCGCCCCGACCCCGCCAACCGGCTCACCCTGCGCCTCAACCAGCAAAACAGTAAAAACGAAGCGTTCGGTCCGGGGCGCAGTGCCTTCGGTCTGTGCCGCGGCGGCACCTCCGTGCAGCCGAACGGCACCACCAGCGGCCGGCGGTTTTTGCCCCTCGACGCCAACGGCAACGAACTGCCCTGCGATACCCAGGCCTTTATCTTCAACACGCCGACGGCGGCCTTCTCCGGTCGCTACAACTTCGACGCCAATGCCGCCGGCACCGTCGCCATCCCGACCGGTCAGTCCTACTTGATCGAGCCTTTGACCGGCACCACCAACTTTTTTCAGCGCTTTTTGCAGGCCCAGACCGAGGCGACGGTCTTCTGGGATTACGAGATCACCCCGACCACCTCGCTCAACAGCTATCTCTCGCTGGTGCGGATTTTGACGATCACCGAGCAGCCCTCGCCGTTTTTCTACGACACCAACGCCCGCGGCACCGGTACCCCCGGCGCCATCACCGTACCTACCCCGGCGCAGCCGTTTATCGACAACCTGCGCTACGAAGCCCAGACAGCCCTCAACAGCCAGATTTCCCCCGGCCAGAACCTCTCGTTCGGCATCAACTTTTTGGAGGACCGCAGCTATCAGCAGCAGCAATCCAAAGGGGTACAGACATTTTTTGATCGCGCCATCGCCCGCCTCTCGCTGTTTCTGATCGACGACATTAGCTTCAGCAACGAGTTGAAGGCCAACCTCGGTCTGCGCTTGACCAATAGTTCCCAGTTCGGCAGCGTGCTGACCCCGGCGGCGGGGGTGCGCTACAGCCCCAACAACGTCCTTTCGCTGCGCGCCAATTACTCGTATATCTTCAATGCGCCGGCCTTGAGCAACCTGTTTGCCAGCGGTTCGAACCTGCTTTCTAACCCCGGCCTCAGACCGGAGTCGGGGGTGACCTACGACGTCGGCTTCGATTTGACCCCCGCCCGCAACCTGGGCTTGCGCTTCACCTACTTCAACAGCTATCTCGATGGCGCCATCGGTGGGGTGACCCTCGCCAATCCCAACCCGGCCACCGCCGGGGCCATCCCGCTGGTCATCCAGGCGCAGAACCTGGACACGCGCCAGGCCGCCGGCATCGAAGCGGTGGCCGACTGGCGGCCTACCGATCAATTGCGCCTGCAGGCCATCTGGACCAACAGCGACGTGCGCGCCGCCGGCAATATCGACAATCCCAGCCAATCTACTTTTCCGTTTTATTACCAGTTTCAAGATCCGGGCATTCCCTTCAACAGCGTGCTGGTGAGCGCTTCGTATTTGCATCAGGGGTGGCTGGTGTCGCTGGTGGGCCGCTACGACGGCGGCAAGCGGCGGGCGACCACAGCGAGCGGTGTGGCGAGCCGCGGCTCGAACGAGTACGTGCCTGCCTGGGCGACCCTCGATCTCAACGTCGAAATTCCCCTGGCGCCGCTGTTTACCCTGACCGGCAGCGTCTTCAACCTCACCGACACCCAGTACGAGAGCTTGAGCGGCATCCCGGCGCCGGGGACGACCTTTCGGATCGGCGGGCGGCTCGAACTGGGCGGCTGA